A portion of the Sphaerochaeta pleomorpha str. Grapes genome contains these proteins:
- a CDS encoding uracil-DNA glycosylase family protein, which produces MEFAHTVRDRTLLLRSQVESLRFSKDYIVYDPLDYAWNLHEQYILRYLCHPVKAIFLGMNPGPFGMAQTGVPFGEINAVKTFMKIEGEVGKPSFEHPARPVKGLSIQRSEVSGKRLWGLLSDHYATAEQCFGEVSVLNYCPLVFMDRGPTGKNITPDKLPKIERLALETICDSYLSDLVVLLEPTYLIGVGNYAKAKLMKIAESLGTGCKVDSILHPSPGNPLANKGWAEKTEQKLIDLGVWDA; this is translated from the coding sequence ATGGAATTTGCCCATACGGTTCGTGATCGTACGTTGTTGCTCAGGTCTCAGGTGGAATCGTTGCGATTCTCCAAAGATTACATTGTCTATGACCCCCTCGATTATGCCTGGAACCTGCATGAACAGTATATTTTACGATATCTTTGCCACCCAGTGAAAGCTATCTTCCTTGGAATGAACCCTGGTCCCTTCGGCATGGCACAGACAGGGGTGCCCTTTGGCGAAATCAATGCAGTGAAAACGTTCATGAAAATTGAAGGGGAGGTTGGAAAACCTTCTTTTGAACATCCTGCACGGCCGGTGAAAGGTCTTTCCATCCAACGGAGCGAAGTTAGCGGAAAGCGGCTCTGGGGGTTGCTGTCAGATCATTATGCTACTGCTGAACAATGTTTTGGGGAGGTTTCCGTATTGAACTATTGTCCCCTTGTCTTCATGGATAGGGGTCCCACAGGAAAAAACATTACCCCTGACAAACTTCCCAAGATTGAACGTCTTGCTTTGGAAACCATATGTGATAGCTATTTGTCGGATTTGGTTGTCCTGCTGGAGCCTACCTATTTGATAGGGGTCGGCAACTATGCAAAAGCAAAACTGATGAAAATCGCAGAATCACTTGGCACAGGTTGCAAGGTCGATTCCATTCTGCATCCAAGCCCGGGAAATCCTCTTGCCAACAAGGGGTGGGCTGAGAAAACCGAACAGAAATTGATAGATCTTGGGGTATGGGACGCGTAG
- a CDS encoding 4-(cytidine 5'-diphospho)-2-C-methyl-D-erythritol kinase: protein MECKIFCQAYAKINLHLAVGLPDESGYHTIESIFSKVGLYDSLEVSYSESPFFSIEVRGLEQYCLPGMDTLTKAANLWYAKSKVPFSILVDCKKVIPVKAGLGGGSSDAASLLAVLQQIAGKNALDCEELQQVARQVGSDVPFFLSGFPSALVRGKGELVEKVKVPEKEVLLVMPTGFDISTSQAYKALDARRESVPLVERYSLSFLLSLLQKNCYTWNHMLYNDFSPCTGHTEFYDSLNRLACEYSGFYSLTGSGACWFFVSEQKDKLLQLQEKITLLFGSKVRMWLAPLMQ from the coding sequence ATGGAATGCAAAATTTTTTGTCAGGCGTATGCAAAGATAAATTTACACCTTGCCGTAGGTTTGCCTGATGAAAGTGGGTATCACACAATAGAATCGATTTTTTCCAAAGTAGGGCTGTACGATTCGCTTGAGGTAAGCTATTCAGAAAGCCCTTTTTTTTCCATAGAGGTCAGGGGGCTCGAACAGTATTGTCTTCCTGGTATGGATACTCTCACGAAGGCTGCAAACCTTTGGTATGCGAAAAGCAAAGTCCCTTTTTCCATCCTGGTTGACTGTAAGAAGGTTATTCCAGTGAAGGCTGGATTGGGAGGGGGGTCCAGCGATGCTGCCTCGCTGTTGGCCGTCCTGCAACAAATTGCTGGTAAGAATGCTTTGGATTGTGAAGAACTGCAGCAAGTCGCCAGACAAGTAGGCAGTGATGTTCCGTTTTTCCTTTCGGGGTTTCCCAGCGCTCTGGTAAGGGGTAAGGGCGAGCTTGTCGAGAAAGTGAAGGTTCCTGAAAAGGAAGTTTTGCTGGTAATGCCGACCGGATTTGATATTTCTACGTCACAAGCCTACAAGGCTTTGGATGCGAGAAGGGAATCGGTCCCCTTGGTTGAGAGATATTCTCTTTCTTTTTTGCTTTCGCTGCTACAGAAAAATTGTTACACTTGGAATCATATGCTGTATAATGATTTTTCCCCATGTACTGGCCATACTGAATTCTATGATTCTTTGAATCGGCTTGCCTGCGAGTATTCGGGGTTTTACAGTTTGACAGGTAGCGGGGCCTGTTGGTTTTTTGTCAGTGAACAGAAAGATAAGCTCTTGCAATTGCAAGAAAAGATTACATTGTTGTTTGGTTCAAAGGTTCGAATGTGGCTTGCGCCATTGATGCAATAG